Proteins found in one Rhodobacteraceae bacterium D3-12 genomic segment:
- a CDS encoding L,D-transpeptidase — MNDFGKFNRRGFLASSAAMLATPAIAQSVNGSGTTEVERDLNEVVRRNISSFRSLSWQPYFDSLRNGAVLVDLTSRALHYWSEDQSIYKLYPTSVPLTEDLTRRGRTKVVRKVVGPSWRPTPAMRKRNPEWPPFVGPGPDNPLGTHALYLSWTYYRIHGTHDTRKIGRRSSNGCIGLYNEHISELFSFCKVGTQVLLI, encoded by the coding sequence ATGAACGATTTTGGGAAATTCAATCGCCGCGGCTTCCTTGCAAGCAGCGCAGCGATGCTTGCAACTCCGGCAATCGCGCAGAGCGTCAACGGAAGCGGCACCACCGAGGTAGAGCGTGACTTGAACGAAGTGGTGCGCCGGAACATTTCAAGCTTCCGCTCTTTGAGCTGGCAGCCCTATTTCGACAGCCTGAGGAATGGTGCCGTTCTAGTCGACCTTACATCGCGGGCATTGCATTACTGGTCCGAGGATCAGTCGATCTACAAACTCTACCCGACCAGCGTTCCGCTGACCGAGGACCTGACGCGCCGTGGCCGCACCAAAGTCGTGCGCAAAGTGGTTGGCCCAAGCTGGCGCCCGACGCCTGCCATGCGCAAGAGAAACCCCGAATGGCCCCCCTTTGTCGGGCCCGGCCCGGATAACCCGCTGGGAACACACGCGCTGTATCTCAGCTGGACCTATTACCGCATCCACGGCACCCACGACACGCGCAAAATCGGGCGGCGTTCCTCCAATGGATGCATCGGTCTCTACAACGAGCACATCTCTGAGCTTTTCTCGTTCTGCAAGGTTGGTACGCAAGTGTTGCTAATTTGA
- a CDS encoding L,D-transpeptidase family protein has product MRFLKFLIAVFLVLSVAACSSKFRTYSGPEVTRVLVYKNQRVMHLMHHDRVLKSYSVGLGFAPAGHKAFEGDGRTPEGNYTIDRRNPNSEFHLSIGINYPNQQDREKARLAGKKPGGDIFIHGRPYKNRKGGRDWTAGCIAVTNREIEQIYAMVRNGTPITITP; this is encoded by the coding sequence ATGCGATTTCTCAAGTTTCTGATAGCGGTTTTTCTTGTGCTTAGCGTTGCAGCTTGCAGCAGCAAATTTCGCACCTACTCTGGCCCCGAGGTGACGCGCGTTCTGGTTTATAAAAACCAACGCGTCATGCACCTAATGCATCATGACAGGGTGCTCAAAAGCTACTCGGTCGGCTTGGGTTTTGCTCCGGCTGGGCATAAGGCATTCGAAGGCGACGGGCGCACGCCCGAAGGCAACTATACCATCGACAGACGCAACCCCAACAGCGAGTTCCACCTCTCGATCGGCATCAATTACCCCAACCAACAGGACCGCGAGAAAGCACGCTTGGCCGGGAAAAAGCCGGGTGGGGACATCTTTATCCACGGTCGACCGTATAAGAATCGCAAAGGCGGACGAGACTGGACAGCCGGATGCATCGCCGTCACGAATCGCGAAATCGAACAAATCTATGCGATGGTACGCAACGGCACCCCGATCACAATCACGCCCTAG
- a CDS encoding CAP domain-containing protein, which translates to MARIFGALAIAVLFLQACTNTTTPQIGADGKPLPRLYRIPVGATSKIQYRVVDSINALRQAAGAPVVQLNAQLNAAAATHARDMSVQNRPWHFGSDGSSPIDRVRRVGYPGVMLGEAISETYETELETLGAWMKQTDTRAVILDKRATNIGFAWFQERGGKIWWTLVVGP; encoded by the coding sequence ATGGCTCGAATTTTTGGCGCTTTGGCAATTGCGGTTCTGTTTTTGCAGGCCTGCACCAACACAACTACGCCGCAAATCGGCGCTGACGGCAAACCATTACCGCGACTATACCGGATTCCTGTCGGGGCGACATCGAAGATTCAGTATCGTGTTGTTGATTCCATCAATGCGCTTCGTCAGGCTGCGGGGGCGCCTGTGGTGCAGTTGAATGCGCAACTTAATGCGGCTGCGGCGACGCATGCACGCGATATGTCGGTGCAGAACCGCCCATGGCATTTTGGCTCTGACGGCTCATCCCCGATCGACCGTGTTCGCCGTGTTGGCTATCCCGGTGTGATGCTGGGCGAGGCGATCTCGGAAACCTATGAGACCGAGCTGGAAACGCTTGGCGCTTGGATGAAGCAAACCGACACGCGCGCCGTCATTCTTGACAAACGGGCAACCAACATCGGTTTTGCTTGGTTTCAGGAGCGCGGCGGCAAAATCTGGTGGACCCTGGTTGTAGGGCCCTAA